The following are encoded together in the Vigna unguiculata cultivar IT97K-499-35 chromosome 2, ASM411807v1, whole genome shotgun sequence genome:
- the LOC114173236 gene encoding calmodulin-interacting protein 111-like — MEHRNILLSALSVGVGVGVGIGLSSGQHLSKWGVNGNSSSDRVTPENLEQEMLRMVVDGRESSVTFDQFPFYLREQTRVMLTSAAYVHLKNAEVSRYTRNLAPASRTIMLSGPAELYQQVLAKALAHYFEAKLLLLDLTDFSLKIQNKYGYANKRSTFKRSTSETTLERISDLFESFSMFSQKEELKGKIHRQPSGGDLRSMESEGFCNPSKMRRNASASANISNLALQSNPTNSASAPQKNITNWPFDEKLLVQTLYKVLMYVSKTYPIVLYLRDVDKLLYRSQRTYNLFQKMLNKLHGRILILGSRVLDSGSDSKEVDERLSSVFPYNIEISPPEDESYHVSWKSQFEENMKTIQTQDNKNHIMEVLAANDLYCDDLGSICVADTIAFSNHIEEIVVSAISYHLMSNIDPEYRNGKLVIPCSSLSHALGIFQEGKFSTRDTLKLEAQAVTTEPREEAAVKPETASEKPAPEIKAEADTSISVGKTDGENAFPASKVEVPPDNEFEKRIRPEVIPASEIGVKFSDVGALDETKESLQELVMLPLRRPDLFRGGLLKPCKGILLFGPPGTGKTMLAKAIANEAGASFINVSMSTVTSKWFGEDEKNVRALFTLAAKVSPTIIFVDEVDSMLGQRTRVGEHEAMRKIKNEFMTLWDGLMTNPSERILVLAATNRPFDLDEAIIRRFERRIMVGMPSAENREKILTTLLRKEKVDKKFDFKELATMTEGYSGSDLKNLCTTAAYRPVRELIQQERIKMLEKRQKGVEEQNNNAGNTQDGVEAKEEVKQERVISLRPLNMQDFKEARSQVSASYAAEGAGMSELKQWNEMYGEGGSRKKEQLSYFL; from the exons ATGGAACATAGAAACATTCTGTTATCGGCGCTGAGTGTTGGGGTGGGTGTAGGAGTGGGGATTGGGTTGTCCTCTGGACAACACCTTTCCAAATGGGGAGTTAATGGTAATTCTTCCTCAGACCGCGTTACTCCGGAGAATCTCGAACAGGAAATGCTCCGAATGGTCGTGGATGGCAGAGAAAGCAGTGTCACATTTGATCAATTCCCTTTTTATCTTAG GGAACAGACAAGGGTGATGTTAACAAGTGCTGCTTATGTCCATTTGAAGAATGCCGAGGTTTCCAGATATACACGGAATCTTGCTCCTGCAAGCCGGACTATCATGCTTTCGGGGCCAGCAG AGCTTTATCAACAAGTGCTTGCCAAAGCTTTGGCCCACTACTTTGAGGCGAAGTTGCTTCTGTTAGATCTCACTGACTTTTCATTGAAG ATTCAGAATAAATATGGTTATGCCAACAAACGATCG ACTTTCAAAAGGTCTACCTCAGAGACAACTTTGGAGCGGATATCCGACCTATTTGAATCATTTTCAATGTTTTCACAAAAGGAAGAACTTAAAG GGAAAATTCACAGGCAACCCAGCGGAGGGGACCTTCGGTCAAT GGAATCTGAAGGATTCTGTAATCCTTCTAAGATGCGTAGGAATGCGTCTGCCTCTGCAAATATCAGTAACCTAGCTTTGCAAAGCAATCCTACAAATTCAG CTTCAGCCCCTCAGAAGAACATAACCAACTGGCCTTTTGATGAAAAGCTTCTTGTACAAACTCTTTACAag GTTCTAATGTATGTATCAAAAACATATCCCATTGTTCTATATTTGCGGGATGTTGATAAGTTGTTGTATAGATCACAACGGACATATAACCTATTCCAGAAAATGTTGAATAAACTACATGGACGAATTTTGATTCTTGGTTCACGAGTTTTGGATTCTGGAAGTGACTCCAAAGAAGTGGATGAAAGACTTTCTTCCGTCTTCCCATACAACATAGAAATCAGTCCTCCAGAAGATGAATCTTATCATGTCAGCTGGAAGTCTCAATTTGAAGAGAACATGAAGACAATACAGACTCAGGATAATAAGAACCATATTATGGAAGTGCTTGCAGCCAATGATCTTTATTGTGATGACCTGGGTTCCATCTGTGTGGCAGATACAATAGCTTTCAGTAACCATATAGAAGAGATCGTCGTCTCAGCAATTTCTTATCATTTAATGAGTAACATAGATCCTGAATACAGAAATGGCAAACTAGTTATTCCTTGTAGCAG TTTGTCCCATGCATTGGGTATATTCCAGGAGGGGAAATTCAGTACAAGAGATACATTAAAATTAGAAGCCCAGGCAGTTACGACTGAG CCGAGAGAAGAAGCTGCTGTGAAGCCAGAAACAGCGTCAGAAAAACCTGCTCCTGAAATAAAGGCTGAAGCAGATACATCAATTTCAGTGGGAAAAACTGACGGTGAAAATGCATTTCCTGCATCAAAAGTT GAAGTTCCCCCCGACAATGAGTTTGAGAAGCGAATAAGGCCTGAGGTAATACCAGCAAGCGAAATTGGTGTAAAATTCTCTGATGTTGGTGCCTTAGATGAGACCAAAGAATCGCTTCAAGAACTAGTTATGCTTCCTCTTCGAAGGCCAGACCTTTTCCGCGGAGGCCTTCTAAAGCCTTGTAAAGGAATATTGCTTTTTGGACCTCCTGGCACAGGGAAGACAATGCTGGCAAAGGCCATTGCAAACGAAGCTGGAGCAAGTTTCATTAATGTATCCATGTCTACCGTCACCTCTAAATGGTTTGGTGAAGACGAGAAGAATGTTAGAGCTTTGTTCACTCTAGCAGCCAAGGTCTCCCCAACTATTATATTTGTTGATGAGGTTGATAGTATGCTGGGGCAACGTACCAGAGTTGGAGAGCATGAAGCCATGCGTAAAATAAAGAATGAGTTTATGACACTTTGGGATGGACTAATGACAAATCCATCGGAGCGTATCCTTGTTCTTGCTGCGACCAATAGGCCGTTTGACCTGGATGAAGCAATAATTAGGAGATTTGAAAGGAG AATAATGGTGGGGATGCCAAGCGCGGAGAACAGGGAAAAAATTTTGACGACTCTTTTGCGAAAAGAAAAGGTGGACaagaaatttgattttaagGAACTCGCAACTATGACAGAAGGATACAGCGGAAGTGATCTCAAG AACTTGTGTACAACTGCTGCTTACAGACCTGTTAGAGAGTTAATTCAGCAAGAGAGAATAAAAATGCTG GAGAAAAGGCAGAAAGGTGTTGAAGAACAGAATAACAATGCGGGAAATACCCAAGATGGTGTGGAAGCAAAAGAGGAAGTTAAACAGGAAAGAGTAATTTCCCTTAGACCTTTGAACATGCAAGACTTCAAAGAGGCTAGGAGTCAG GTTTCCGCAAGCTACGCAGCTGAGGGGGCAGGAATGAGTGAGTTAAAGCAGTGGAATGAAATGTACGGGGAAGGAGGTTCAAGGAAGAAAGAGCAATTATCTTACTTCCTGTGA